One window of the Haloarcula halobia genome contains the following:
- a CDS encoding cation:proton antiporter regulatory subunit, protein MKIFETQLPGVGRRYEVSFPDGGTFTIVIHNDGTRTAFWQDDPDGDGEKLFTTSERDAEKIAEIFEGVFFQPVSDELDDALSGARIKWVAIPTGSPVTGQTIGDVGIRTRTGISVLAVERDDQIIANPTPNTQLLADDVLVVVGDDDAHQALEELLSKLE, encoded by the coding sequence ATGAAGATTTTTGAGACACAGCTTCCCGGCGTCGGACGGCGTTACGAGGTTTCATTTCCCGACGGAGGGACGTTCACAATCGTTATCCACAACGACGGAACACGAACGGCGTTTTGGCAAGATGACCCGGACGGCGACGGCGAAAAACTGTTCACGACGAGTGAGCGCGATGCTGAGAAAATTGCGGAAATCTTCGAAGGCGTCTTTTTCCAGCCCGTCTCCGACGAGCTCGACGACGCGCTCTCGGGCGCTCGTATCAAATGGGTGGCTATCCCAACGGGTTCACCGGTCACTGGACAGACGATCGGTGATGTCGGTATCCGAACGAGGACGGGAATCTCTGTCCTCGCTGTCGAACGCGATGACCAGATAATCGCAAACCCGACCCCGAACACGCAGCTATTAGCGGATGACGTTCTCGTCGTCGTCGGTGATGACGATGCACATCAAGCGCTTGAAGAGCTGCTCTCGAAACTCGAATAG
- a CDS encoding cation:proton antiporter has protein sequence MASTSLILSAGVFLTVLTLGGLIAVRIGQSVIPAYILVGVLIGPFAPSIGGVSLTVVDSTEFIRLLADLGVIFLLFFVGLELSLTSLLQKRSQFLRAGAIDIGVSFPLGIIVGFLFGFTLLESLFIGLIAFNSSTVIIAKSLLDLEWIVNTESEAILGVIVIEDILTAAVFAVLSAVLLGAADIASLGRTLGQAAVVLVALSLFAYYGGEYLDRAFDIQSSELFLLGVLGLTALVAGLGFAAGVSDAIVAFLVGLAFGQTSHVERIETKLAPSRDLFAAVFFFVIGLQTDPRLVLSVAGFVLVAVMVTVVGQILSGFFAGRSFGLSIEQASRMASALVPRGEFSLVIAAFLVTTGTTDALRETIPAFTVGYVLLTSILGTILMRNAHLIEQVARTFSPE, from the coding sequence GTGGCTTCGACGAGTCTCATACTTTCGGCCGGTGTATTTCTTACAGTTCTTACGTTGGGCGGCTTGATTGCCGTTCGAATCGGCCAATCGGTCATTCCGGCGTACATTCTCGTCGGTGTTCTCATCGGTCCCTTTGCACCCTCAATTGGTGGCGTCTCTCTCACCGTCGTGGACTCGACGGAGTTCATTCGGCTGTTGGCCGACCTAGGTGTGATATTTCTGTTGTTCTTTGTCGGCCTGGAGTTGAGCCTGACGTCATTACTCCAGAAACGCTCGCAGTTCCTCCGAGCTGGAGCAATCGACATCGGCGTCAGTTTCCCACTCGGTATCATTGTCGGTTTTCTCTTCGGGTTCACGCTTCTCGAATCACTGTTCATCGGCCTCATCGCGTTCAATTCCTCAACGGTCATTATCGCTAAATCCCTCCTTGATTTAGAATGGATCGTCAATACAGAGAGCGAGGCGATTCTCGGTGTGATCGTCATCGAGGACATACTCACTGCTGCCGTATTCGCCGTTCTTTCGGCAGTTCTGCTTGGCGCTGCCGACATTGCTTCACTCGGTCGGACACTCGGACAGGCAGCAGTTGTGTTGGTGGCACTGTCGCTGTTCGCCTACTACGGTGGGGAGTACCTCGACCGAGCGTTCGACATCCAGTCGAGTGAACTGTTCCTCCTCGGCGTCCTCGGTCTGACAGCGCTCGTCGCGGGACTCGGCTTCGCCGCCGGCGTCAGTGACGCCATCGTGGCGTTCCTCGTCGGCCTGGCGTTCGGACAGACGTCCCACGTCGAGCGAATCGAGACCAAACTCGCTCCGAGTCGTGACCTCTTCGCGGCAGTGTTCTTCTTCGTCATCGGCCTCCAGACCGACCCTCGGCTCGTGCTCTCGGTCGCGGGATTCGTTCTCGTTGCCGTTATGGTCACGGTGGTTGGACAGATCCTGAGCGGGTTCTTCGCCGGTCGGAGTTTCGGCCTCTCGATCGAGCAGGCATCGCGGATGGCGAGTGCGCTCGTTCCCCGTGGAGAGTTCTCGCTGGTGATTGCAGCATTTCTCGTCACTACGGGGACCACTGACGCTCTCAGGGAGACGATTCCAGCGTTCACTGTCGGCTACGTCTTGCTCACGAGTATCCTTGGTACGATACTAATGCGGAACGCACATCTCATCGAACAGGTTGCACGAACATTCTCGCCAGAGTGA
- a CDS encoding cation:proton antiporter regulatory subunit, with translation MTVYETDLPGVGRKFDLELADDSLASVVVHHDGRCELYRRTNREANGEKLLDLAGDEANKLGSILEGAYFESVNVNELTVPLGDAIIEWIDISVDSPIAGQTLEESKIKSHTGTTVIAVQRDTETIPNPASDFELNSEDILVAIGTREEHAALNELIQSGT, from the coding sequence ATGACCGTCTACGAGACTGACCTCCCGGGGGTCGGCCGTAAATTCGATCTCGAACTAGCCGATGACAGCCTTGCATCGGTCGTCGTCCATCATGATGGGCGCTGTGAACTCTACAGACGAACCAACCGAGAAGCGAACGGTGAGAAACTCCTTGATCTGGCGGGAGATGAAGCGAACAAGCTCGGGTCGATTCTCGAAGGGGCGTACTTCGAGTCGGTGAACGTGAACGAACTAACAGTCCCGCTCGGTGATGCCATCATCGAATGGATCGACATCTCAGTGGACTCCCCTATCGCAGGACAGACACTAGAGGAAAGCAAAATCAAAAGCCACACAGGCACGACGGTAATCGCCGTCCAGCGGGACACTGAAACAATACCGAATCCAGCATCTGATTTCGAACTCAACAGCGAGGACATCCTCGTCGCCATCGGAACACGAGAGGAACACGCAGCGCTGAATGAGTTGATCCAAAGCGGCACGTGA
- the trkA gene encoding Trk system potassium transporter TrkA, whose amino-acid sequence MRVVIVGAGEVGANIATSLAADHDVVVIDTNPEKVEQLTYSTDVLPIKGDGSSLETLQQANITEADMLVASTDNDKTNLVTCGTAKTVSDAFTIARVRDKTFFKTWKQYEGAFGVNFMVSTNLQTADNVARIIGLPSAIDAETFASGLVQMAEFELTGDNELVGQTVAEADRFEALTFAALARDGNIIIPDGDTAIKAGDRVIVIGEPTSIQAFSRTAASPNLPDGSDDIVIVGGSDIGYYTANRLEEQNIEPRLIEQDADRAQELAETLQHTLILNHDATDAEFLFNENIDQAGTLIAATDSDEKNLLVTLLAENIGVQRTVAIVEDGEYATLFEAVGVDVAVNPRKVTAEEIIRFTQEGEIENLSLIEGRQAEVIEIEIGEESVLTNRPIEESVADLPSAVVIGAVTRDHEFVVPRGDTIIETGDHVVLFVRTNIVSEVLNAL is encoded by the coding sequence ATGCGAGTAGTAATCGTCGGCGCTGGCGAGGTCGGAGCGAATATCGCTACGAGTCTTGCTGCAGACCACGATGTCGTCGTTATTGACACCAACCCGGAAAAGGTCGAACAACTCACCTATTCTACAGATGTGCTGCCGATCAAAGGAGATGGGAGTTCTCTGGAGACACTACAACAAGCCAATATAACAGAGGCGGATATGCTGGTTGCGAGTACTGACAACGACAAGACGAACCTAGTCACGTGTGGAACAGCGAAAACTGTCAGTGACGCCTTTACAATTGCCAGAGTTCGTGATAAGACGTTTTTCAAGACGTGGAAGCAGTACGAGGGAGCTTTCGGTGTCAACTTCATGGTCTCGACGAATCTCCAGACAGCAGACAACGTCGCTCGTATCATTGGACTGCCATCCGCAATTGATGCTGAGACATTCGCCAGTGGCCTTGTCCAGATGGCTGAGTTTGAGCTTACCGGAGACAACGAACTTGTCGGTCAAACTGTTGCGGAGGCCGACCGATTCGAAGCACTGACTTTTGCTGCGCTCGCCCGAGATGGGAACATCATAATCCCGGACGGAGATACCGCTATCAAGGCCGGAGATAGGGTAATCGTCATCGGTGAGCCGACAAGCATTCAGGCTTTTTCGAGAACGGCTGCCTCACCGAATCTTCCAGACGGGAGCGACGATATTGTCATCGTCGGCGGCAGCGATATCGGATATTATACCGCAAACCGACTGGAAGAACAGAATATCGAGCCACGGTTGATCGAACAGGATGCAGATCGGGCTCAGGAGCTGGCCGAGACATTACAGCACACCTTGATACTCAACCACGATGCAACTGATGCAGAGTTCCTCTTCAACGAAAATATTGACCAGGCTGGAACACTCATCGCAGCGACAGACAGTGATGAGAAGAATCTCCTGGTTACCTTACTAGCCGAGAATATCGGTGTTCAGCGGACGGTCGCAATCGTTGAAGACGGGGAATACGCAACATTGTTTGAGGCGGTTGGCGTCGACGTTGCAGTCAACCCCCGAAAAGTAACTGCCGAAGAGATTATTCGCTTTACTCAGGAGGGGGAGATCGAAAATCTCTCGCTCATCGAAGGTCGCCAGGCAGAGGTTATCGAGATCGAAATCGGCGAAGAAAGTGTTCTCACTAATCGTCCAATCGAAGAGAGCGTCGCTGACCTTCCATCCGCCGTCGTCATTGGGGCAGTTACCCGCGACCATGAATTCGTTGTCCCCCGAGGAGATACCATAATTGAGACCGGCGACCACGTTGTGCTCTTTGTGAGAACTAATATCGTCTCGGAGGTCCTGAACGCCCTTTGA